The genomic window CGGTCTGTCAGCATTACTTTGTCATTGTGACACTCATAACAAGAGTAAAATCTGAACACGAGGACATTCACCTCAAAACCACAGCATGTCTTCATTTATACAAAACAGTCACTTTCATTCAAAACAAATGCATAAGCAAGCCACACTGATGATATTAACCATTAATGACACGATAGTGATTATTTTTGATTCTCCAATTTGCTAATATTTGcctttaaatacatgtttttccTTTGTCCCATAATCTCAGAATCTTTGTGAGTATAACATCTATATATTATATTGATAAGATGCTGGTTCACTTCTTCACCTCTGCTGCtgaatcttaaagggttagttcacccagatagcaaatgtatgtaattaataactcaccctcatgtcgttccaaacccgtgagacctccgtttatcttcggaacacagtttaagatatttaagatttagtccgagagctctcagtccctccattgaaactgtgtgtacggtatactgtccatgtccagaaaggtaagaaaaacatcttcaaagtagtccatgtgacatcagagggtcagggTCGGTTAgagttttttgaagcatcgaaaatacatttagtctttcgttcattatctggcttggcatggtgttcatcttcagttctctcttcacatcagttcagtcaatgtactgtttgagtgcctgaattactccgggatattggtttgtttgaactcagagggagtgtcagccacattataaaagttaacagcttaagtcatttgtggattaatgcgtattagagatgaattatgattcagttcgatttagtgaactgaatgattcgttcgtgaaccagatatccagactgctttgatttgaactctctctcacaacagacacggaagagaagacaatgctgaatagtcgtagtttttgctatttttgggccaaaatgtattttcgatgcttcaaaaaattctaaccgaccctgaccctctgatgtcacatggactactttgatgatgtttttcttacctttctggacatggacagtataccgtacacacagcttcaatggagggactgagagctctcggactaaatctaaaatatcttaaactgtattctaaagataaacggaggttttacgggtttgaaacaacatgagggcgagttattaattacataaatttgctatctgggtgaactaaccctttaaaaatagAAGCCATGGCAGCTTGGGACAAAGTTTAGTTGATGGGCCTATGACATGTCAATTCCCAATTCCCCTTTTTCTACTAAACTTCCTATGTCTTCTTCAGAATAAATATTCACTGCCTTTCTACCCATGTGCCTCGAAGCAGATGCAATGCTGCCTGAGCTTTTCTACCCTACAGTAAGCAATGGCCTTAAGGACTTTGGTAGCAAGCTTTCTGGGACTAACCTCCCCACCAAGCCGGGGCCTGAATTTGGCGGGAAAATAGCCTTGTCACCCACAGGGCCGTCTATGAGAGGTTCACAGTAGTGATAAAAATACCCGTTTTGGGTGCAATTCCCTATAGCCAAGTATAAATATTTGGttattttactgacaaatgtcGATAGCATATTATTGTAGCACGAAAGCACATTAATACAATGCGTGAGTGCAAATCTTTCTTTGCTATTGCACAAAACCAGATGCACTTAAAACGttaattatttttgcacctgAATTTAACATTGTCAGAAGTTATAAACCAATCAGATTTCAGAGATGGATCTGTCATTTCTTTACATTTAATAGTATTAGAAATGAATCgacatttgtcagtaaaataaagccatatattttcatattttattaggttctttgataaggttaaAATACAGTCTGTGTAGCAATGTAACTTGCGTTATGTCCCCATGGCTCGGGGCGGCTAAAGAAATTTCACTTTATTTACACGTTgggctggggcgggccaaataatttcagaGAAGTGGGACCCAATAGTTTACATGGGGTTCACAGACCCTCAATTCTACGATTCAAGCAGTGCCATAACTCAGAGCAGCGGCCTGCAGTGTATTGAGCATGGAGAAGTTTAATTTACTCGATCACTTATTCACAGTATATCAGCAGCCCTCTGCCTCAAAGCAGCGGCCAACCATGTGCAGAGCATGGAAAAGTTCCAGACGGTCATCCATGTGCAGGCTATAAGGTGGATCCACCTTATTTTTTCACACGTGGGACTGATATGtagtcaatttaaaaaaagtaaaattagttgTCAAaccattaatcatgattaattgcatctaaAATAAGTTGTTAACAAAATATGCGtgtacagaaaattacattttacaaaaatattaacatagaatattttcaataatatttataatattagtttttgtaaattttttattaaaatgcagtcttggtgagcagaagagactgctttcaaaaatataaaaaaaaccttttgaacagtagtgtagatgAGCTGTTTCTAACGTTAAATCAGCTGAATGTGTTGTGTTAACTAGATTAAACGGCATTAAACATTCATCTCAGCAGTTAGCAGGTCAACACTGGCAGTTTTCATCCTCACCAGTATGCCAGTGAACTCGTTGACCGTGTATGTGGCGTTGGGCTGGCGGATGGGCAGAGCGTGGTTATCTTTGAACCAGGTGTAGACAGCGGGTGGGATGCTGTGCTGATCCCTACAACGAAGCTCCACCTGAGATCCTGTCATAGCAGAGCTGGGCACGTCACACAACGGTGTTTGTGGAGGCACTGAAAGCGCATAAAACACATTAGACACACAAGTAGAACACGCAGAGCATCAGAGAGCAGAATAGGCGTGTGTTACCCAGCACTCTCAGTGTGACGTTGGTCTCTCCCAGCGTGATCGAGTCCAGCGGAGCGCTGACCTCACAGCGGTACTTGCCCGCATCAACCTGAGTCACTCTGCGCAGCCGCACTGTTGCCCCTTTAATCTCTGCACGATCATGAAATGGCCCTGAACAACACAGAAGACATTTGCACATCTCTAAATGATAACTGCTACACCAGATCCAGTGgaagacatttttaatacatGACTGTACTTAAgcacatttttcaagtatctgaaACCTTTATTTAGCtacattatgattttttattttaacggTAAACGATTCATTCACAAATTGAACCAAGCATATTgccatttgaatcagtgagttgtgaCTCCGACAAATAAAGTCTCCAGTTAAGAATTTATTGAAAAGTCTGACTGAAAATGAGCCAGGAATGGGCTTGAGTGCGACAGCTTGATGGAGTGAACAGTAAGTTACTAATGCAGAATTTGAgagtttatttttgtaaatgaaaatcaaATTTAAGTCACGactgtcagttgtttgtgaaCTAAGCCGTTTAAGCCTACTGTATGAAATGCGTGAATGTGGACATGCCTGAACAGtttaggttttatttaaaaactaaacatgACCTGTTTGTATAGCATTGCATAGACTCATGTAGCAAATCTCTGCGTTTTTGTATgaaaatagtgttcctgtagctcaagtggtagagcattgtgtttttaagcgcaaggttgggggtttaaatcacagggaacacatgttaggagaaaattgttggCCTGagtgcaatgtaagttgctttggataaaagcgtctgataaatgcataatttcgttttttttatttaattgacaatGAATTTACAGTAGCTAGCTACTCTGCAGATGTCACAGAAAATGTGCGATTTGAAGGAttgatgaattaataaaaaacaaaagctgtaaaataatgacaaaagcactgctatataaatatataggctaatctgtttgttttgcatgtctctctgtgAATGAGCGGCATTGTCATGTACTACATTCACAAGTATGTGCCGGCGAGGCTTAAAGTGCCAGGTTTAACAGTGCCTGCTGTACAGCAGTCTCAGGAGTACCCCCCGGCCAGCGAgaggcgatgggggtatgtgacgagtgggacggtggagtgattggaaatgagcccTCTAGTCTCACGGAGGAGATCAGAAGGCTACAAAAggggagcgacgacagtgaaggacgagagaggaccaagcctgagctttattttgtgtttggtttttatttgtgcacgacagttgtccgcgaggggctgtcgcactgttttgtgtttatttattattaaagtctcTTTTGATTGTCTGCCAGTTCCCATCTCCTTCTTCCCGTAATTAGGAAGTTTATATTGTTACACTCACTGAGAGAACAATTAATaatcatttcatcattttaatttgagaaaaccactgtcaaaaacaaatacattgacaCTCAAAGCTCTTCAATACAACCCGTCCAAATAAAAGTCTGCTTTTTAACTCGAAGAAATTGACAGAAATTACGATTGTACTATAGTGTAGCCtacttctaaaataataataatttacataaatattagggaatataattttttccatCATTTTAATTTGGTAAGTCTCTGTTGTGCAGCCCTTtgcaaaaacaaaagaataaaaggttttaaaacatCAATTAAATTTGTATGCATTTTCATTACCACCATTTTTGAtagtatatttgtattaaatgtacagaatccagaaaaattaagtcaaaccagaatttatgaatttgtatgaattaataaactaataaatggtAAAATTTTCTTGCGTttattaaaatttgaataaacatgctttcaaacatttgttcaaccccaacccccccccaaaaaacctGTTTTGATTGTTTAATACCGTATAACCTTGGTATTTTCTGAGACGATTATCATACAACCCTAGTTGTCACTACCGTACTTTAGTTAATTATGTGTGTACAGAGGTACTTAAGGAGTAAAACAAAGGAGTGAACTGACAACCAAATTTAACTGTAGTGTGTATGTGGCCTGTGTGTTTGAGAGGGGGTTGCTGTGCTACACTGTATAATGTCCAGCAGATGAAACGGTTGGAAAAATTGTACATCACAAACATCAGTTACCTACGAAATGGCCATCATAATAAACGAATGACACATCCTTGTCTATCTTCTTCCACTCAATGCGAGGATTCTTGTCATTTTCTGTCCTGAACTCACAGGAGAGCTCCGCATCTGTGGAGGACAGCACATTTCATGGAGTTAGCACACATCATCTCACTGACGTCTACATGAAGACAACACAAAAACTCACCCGAGAACTCATGCACTTCCACTTGAGGACTGCGGCTGGTGACGGTGACAGGGACGACAGCGATGCCTGAGACGGAGACAAGGATGAATGATCAACACAATGAAAAATTCACCTAGTGTGTGTGGTATGTTAGTCTAATGTTCATTTTGGTAGCTTGACTTCCtgaatattatcagtgttgtggTTTCTAAGGAGTTCTAGTGTTTGCTAGGGCACCTCTACACAGATGCTATAATGTTAGTATAGTAGTAGTTGCTAGGATATTACTATGTGGCTGCTAGGGTAATATGAATGGGTTTTGAGATGCTGCTATAAGGTTAAGCTCAACATGGATTTCTAAACATAACCGATAACACTCTTGACTAGTATTAATACTGAACAGACACAAAAGGTCTAGTATCTGTTCACCGGTGCATTAATGGCTAAAGTTGTTTTCAGGTGCTTCCCTTCCTGAATAACATGACTGACTGTTTCTGCCCAAGCATCAATAGAGTAAGACCACGGGCCACAAGGGATGAAGACAAAAGGAGGTTTCCATATCAGATCATACATTCACATTGCATTGTGATGATTTTACAATATTAGGATTTCAACTTCCTTGTCAAAGTCTGACATCCCATCATGCACGTCGCATTCATTTGAATCATCTACAGATAAATGACCATATAACTCTTTGCAAAAATGCAAGCTGCGCAAAATGACATGGATTCCTGTGGAAACTGAACATCTAAATCACTCTTGGAATGGTTTCTGGACAGACAAAATCATTAACAAAAGGACAATGGTGGCTGAATACAGCCACTGCATACAGTGATCAATCAAGATCACAGAATTgccattgtataaaaaaaaaaaaaaacacattgtaataGCATGGTACTTTTTGGTTTATGTTGCATCTTGCTGTGTTCTTCTTACAAATCAGTACTGTACCATAGTACAGTGATGGCATCATGGTAATTATATGGCCCTTGTAAACATgttgaaattatatttacatgGGTATTTTAAGAACACCATGGAACTGAAAACTCATGAAAGTTCTAGGCTACTTTTTTGTCAATGTGCTTAAATCACTGTACTGTGGTAccagcagtgttattttactataatCCATATActataacatttcttattaatgaatttaaattatttttatatattttgtaaagtttTGTTTCAGTTGCTTTTGTCATTGAGTTTATggagttatttttatttcagttttagtacttCACATTAACTTATTTAATACCAGGGcaacatttgttaattttttaattctaatatctaggcctatttttttttatttaggccagttttagtttacaataacagCTCTGATTTGTCTGGAAGGCTTCTGTCAACACACAGTTGTAGTGCTCACGTCTGTTTGAATGTCCATGAGATCACACAGAAGGAATGCTGACATTCCTCCATATCTGTATTATTCCAGTTGTGGAGTATGAAACCGGATGGTTTGTGTCAGTACCATACATCATCTTATCAAACCCCATGAGCTGCTGTCAATCACCCACTCGCATCAGACAAACAACCTCAACATCTTTCACAGGAATGGTTTAGATATACAGTGGGTATACAATAGaattaccttgtttaaaataatgacattgctttgcagcctgaaatgaagacaaacactttttttctattgctgtatttactcagtgcaacttataacat from Carassius auratus strain Wakin chromosome 1, ASM336829v1, whole genome shotgun sequence includes these protein-coding regions:
- the jam2a gene encoding junctional adhesion molecule 2A isoform X2, whose amino-acid sequence is MFVSVALLILIQSIAVVPVTVTSRSPQVEVHEFSDAELSCEFRTENDKNPRIEWKKIDKDVSFVYYDGHFVGPFHDRAEIKGATVRLRRVTQVDAGKYRCEVSAPLDSITLGETNVTLRVLVPPQTPLCDVPSSAMTGSQVELRCRDQHSIPPAVYTWFKDNHALPIRQPNATYTVNEFTGILTFQTVSRADSGQYHCEAKNGVGPAKSCQGTHMHIDDLNVAAVIAGVVLLCLIMLFCAFGACYAHRHGYFSRHRGSQHSGYSHPPKEDFKHTQSFML
- the jam2a gene encoding junctional adhesion molecule 2A isoform X1; the encoded protein is MFVSVALLILIQSIAVVPVTVTSRSPQVEVHEFSDAELSCEFRTENDKNPRIEWKKIDKDVSFVYYDGHFVGPFHDRAEIKGATVRLRRVTQVDAGKYRCEVSAPLDSITLGETNVTLRVLVPPQTPLCDVPSSAMTGSQVELRCRDQHSIPPAVYTWFKDNHALPIRQPNATYTVNEFTGILTFQTVSRADSGQYHCEAKNGVGPAKSCQGTHMHIDDLNVAAVIAGVVLLCLIMLFCAFGACYAHRHGYFSRHRGRSFWITQCHGTAHISSQNLHRTEHNQHSGYSHPPKEDFKHTQSFML